A single window of Candidatus Flexicrinis affinis DNA harbors:
- the asnB gene encoding asparagine synthase (glutamine-hydrolyzing), which yields MCGIAAIAALNAPIDMDMLARMAHAISHRGPDQDGIAQFEAGPLHAGLGSKRLSIIDLSEAGRMPLSNEDGSIWIVYNGELYNHPEMRAALEARGHVFRSNSDTETVVHAYEEYGDAFLEQLNGMFALALFDQREQRLIVARDPLGIKPVYYHWNGNRLLLASELRALLASCDIEREMDPTALGLYLSLGYVPSPHSLVRGVRKLEPGTYLVLDSGGMRTERYWTSPAPQPQADIPTSVQRVREAVTGAVRRQLMSDVPIGVFLSGGLDSTLIAHLAMRDHNGPMASFSIGFPDAAGRVDETSIYNRDLIHARQVARDLGMDHHELLVSPTLDVPDLLVRSVVGLDEPTWEPSFTSLNLLAAEARKHGAIVILTGDGSDELFGGYPWHTAAFRHQTLERIPALRAALPLLERIGRGRTLGIKARDLRTKLHAPVSTYYRYTFELLTEAEKQALVPRDFAPQVTDEAVEALVNDRLSGLGTLELPDALALLDLLLWVREQFNHRVDRMTMLHSIEARVPLQDLEVVRAALSVPLRTRLHGGQSKYLLREAFKDVVPDHVLNRPKRPFSTPTEGWLRGPLRPLIHELLSGPHLDGTVLNPESTAALVGRFFAGDDRLSFKVWALLNLQIWYDHVMTI from the coding sequence ATGTGCGGAATTGCCGCCATCGCGGCGCTTAATGCACCAATCGACATGGACATGCTGGCACGCATGGCGCACGCCATATCGCACCGCGGGCCGGATCAGGACGGGATCGCGCAGTTCGAGGCCGGACCGCTGCATGCCGGGCTTGGTTCGAAGCGGTTGAGCATCATCGACCTGAGCGAAGCGGGCCGCATGCCGCTGTCTAATGAGGACGGTTCGATTTGGATCGTCTACAACGGTGAGCTTTACAACCATCCTGAAATGCGCGCAGCGCTCGAAGCACGCGGGCACGTGTTCCGCTCCAACTCGGACACCGAAACAGTCGTCCATGCCTACGAGGAATACGGCGACGCGTTTCTCGAACAGCTCAACGGCATGTTCGCCTTGGCGCTGTTTGACCAGCGCGAGCAGCGGCTGATCGTCGCACGCGACCCGCTTGGCATCAAGCCAGTTTACTACCACTGGAACGGAAACCGTCTGCTGCTCGCTTCCGAACTGCGCGCCCTGCTGGCGAGCTGCGACATCGAGCGCGAAATGGACCCAACCGCGCTCGGTCTTTACCTGTCGCTGGGTTATGTGCCGTCGCCGCACAGTCTCGTGCGCGGCGTTCGCAAACTGGAGCCCGGCACCTATCTCGTGCTTGATTCTGGCGGCATGCGCACCGAACGCTACTGGACGTCGCCCGCGCCTCAACCGCAAGCCGACATACCGACATCCGTACAGCGCGTCCGCGAGGCCGTCACTGGCGCGGTCCGCCGCCAGCTCATGAGCGATGTCCCCATCGGTGTGTTTCTCAGTGGCGGGCTGGATTCGACGCTGATTGCGCATCTCGCCATGCGCGACCACAACGGGCCGATGGCGTCGTTCTCGATCGGGTTTCCCGACGCCGCGGGCCGCGTGGACGAGACCTCGATCTACAACCGCGACTTGATCCACGCGCGGCAGGTCGCCCGCGACCTCGGCATGGATCATCACGAGCTGCTGGTCAGCCCGACCCTCGACGTGCCCGACCTGCTCGTCCGCAGCGTTGTCGGCCTCGACGAACCGACATGGGAACCATCGTTCACGTCACTTAACTTACTCGCGGCAGAAGCCCGAAAGCATGGCGCTATCGTAATCCTCACCGGCGACGGCAGCGACGAGCTGTTCGGCGGGTATCCGTGGCATACAGCCGCCTTTCGGCATCAAACCTTGGAGCGCATTCCGGCACTGCGTGCCGCGCTGCCGCTGCTGGAACGCATTGGCCGGGGCCGGACATTGGGTATCAAGGCACGTGATCTGCGCACCAAGCTGCACGCGCCGGTCAGCACGTACTATCGCTATACGTTCGAGCTGCTCACCGAGGCGGAAAAGCAGGCACTCGTGCCGCGCGATTTCGCTCCTCAGGTCACGGACGAAGCTGTCGAGGCGCTGGTCAACGACCGTTTATCAGGTTTAGGCACGCTCGAGCTGCCCGATGCGCTCGCGCTTCTAGATCTGCTGCTGTGGGTGCGTGAGCAGTTCAACCACCGCGTCGATCGCATGACGATGTTGCACTCGATTGAGGCGCGCGTTCCACTGCAAGACCTCGAAGTGGTTCGCGCCGCGTTGTCCGTGCCCCTCCGTACGAGGCTCCATGGCGGGCAATCCAAGTACCTGCTGCGTGAGGCGTTCAAAGATGTCGTGCCCGATCACGTCCTGAATCGGCCTAAGCGTCCCTTCTCGACCCCCACTGAAGGATGGCTGCGCGGGCCGCTGCGCCCGCTGATCCACGAGCTCCTGAGCGGACCGCACCTTGACGGGACGGTGCTCAATCCGGAGTCCACTGCCGCCCTCGTAGGCCGGTTCTTTGCGGGCGACGATCGCCTTTCGTTCAAGGTGTGGGCCTTGCTGAATCTCCAAATTTGGTATGATCATGTCATGACAATATGA
- a CDS encoding glycosyltransferase family 4 protein encodes MSARRIPVELVEFGAGDAATGIGRYASAIGDALQRHTESVDPCHRRFQSLPGANRVQTLRHLPVGIAGRRPGSIVHLMQIMGSALLRYRSIHPSVVTVHDLGMLVSHEDDSLFTPLGRTLMKQQFLGLRRADRLVAVSAFTAHTLQESLAVPRDRIRVIFHGVDAAYRERPSAADPAVLDRYRPPRTPGVFDLLYVGSELPRKNLATLLNAVAILKARGQPVRLIKAGGAGGDRWRQATVQMISALGLDGDVVFTGRVDEAHLPLLYRVSDVFVTTSRLEGFGLPAAEAMASGTPVICSDAGSLPEIVGDAGLLVNADEPEAVAAAILRLRDDISLRTSLVERGLQRAALYTWERTAAELADLYTEIAPTEGARSSR; translated from the coding sequence ATGAGTGCGCGACGTATCCCGGTCGAGTTGGTCGAGTTCGGCGCCGGCGATGCTGCCACTGGCATCGGCCGCTACGCGTCGGCAATAGGAGACGCGCTGCAGCGCCACACAGAGTCGGTCGATCCATGTCACCGCCGCTTCCAGTCGCTGCCCGGTGCAAATCGGGTCCAGACGCTGCGCCACCTACCGGTCGGAATCGCGGGCCGGCGACCGGGCAGCATCGTCCACCTGATGCAGATCATGGGCAGCGCCCTGCTGCGCTACCGCTCGATCCATCCTTCGGTGGTCACCGTGCACGACCTCGGCATGCTTGTGAGCCATGAGGACGACTCGCTGTTCACACCGCTTGGCCGCACATTGATGAAACAGCAGTTCCTCGGTTTGCGTCGGGCCGATCGACTGGTGGCGGTATCCGCATTTACGGCGCACACGCTGCAAGAGTCGCTGGCAGTGCCCCGCGACCGAATCCGCGTGATCTTCCATGGTGTCGATGCCGCGTACCGCGAACGACCCTCCGCCGCCGATCCTGCCGTGCTGGATCGGTATCGACCGCCGCGCACGCCCGGTGTGTTCGACCTGCTGTATGTCGGCAGCGAACTGCCGCGCAAGAACCTTGCAACGTTGCTCAATGCCGTCGCGATATTGAAAGCGCGTGGTCAGCCAGTTCGGCTGATCAAAGCCGGCGGCGCGGGCGGAGACCGGTGGCGACAGGCTACAGTTCAGATGATCTCCGCGCTTGGCCTCGATGGCGATGTCGTTTTTACGGGGCGCGTAGACGAGGCGCATCTGCCGCTGCTGTATCGCGTTTCCGATGTGTTCGTGACGACATCGCGGCTGGAAGGGTTTGGGCTTCCTGCAGCCGAAGCAATGGCATCCGGCACGCCCGTCATTTGTTCCGATGCCGGTTCGCTGCCGGAAATCGTGGGCGATGCCGGCCTGCTGGTGAACGCGGATGAACCGGAGGCGGTTGCCGCAGCAATCTTGCGGCTGCGCGACGACATTTCGCTGCGGACAAGTCTTGTCGAGCGAGGCTTGCAGCGGGCTGCGCTGTATACGTGGGAAAGAACGGCCGCGGAACTGGCCGACTTGTACACTGAGATCGCGCCCACCGAGGGTGCGCGGTCGAGCAGATAG
- a CDS encoding glycosyltransferase, producing the protein MEYASLLVVAGLAAGIVAVQWSRWSRDRLLVPPARHVAAALPPHPPKVSVLVAAWNEAALLPSHIESFKRLRYPNRELVLCAGGTDGTVELAASSRSECVVVLEQQPGEGKQRALRKAYEHATGDLFYLTDADCELDDESFEATLAPLLNDAAQAATGGSRPLDRQMSTPFVVQQWYVDRYVRAHWGPSTDGILGRNAAFMRDAVEASGGFRYEAPTGTDYVMAKRLREAGVTILHAPASQIASEYAADFGTYRRQQSRWLRNVVLHGVRFGVYGEAARGLAPSILGMLMIVGTPVAVLIGPLPAALTAAAWLFVILNRARYVRAGERLTGTSFGAGYWQIPWFVLIDFVVWALVLLDYPFKAIRTRW; encoded by the coding sequence ATGGAGTACGCTAGCCTGCTTGTAGTTGCCGGCCTTGCTGCCGGTATCGTCGCAGTTCAGTGGTCGCGGTGGTCGCGCGATCGCCTGCTCGTCCCGCCAGCACGTCACGTCGCGGCAGCGCTGCCACCCCACCCTCCTAAAGTAAGTGTACTGGTCGCGGCATGGAATGAGGCCGCGCTGCTGCCCAGCCACATCGAGTCGTTCAAGCGCCTGCGCTACCCGAATCGCGAACTGGTGTTGTGTGCCGGAGGCACAGATGGCACGGTTGAACTGGCCGCATCGTCCCGTTCGGAATGCGTCGTCGTCCTCGAACAGCAGCCCGGAGAAGGCAAGCAGCGCGCGCTGCGCAAGGCCTACGAGCACGCGACAGGCGACCTCTTCTACTTGACCGACGCAGATTGTGAGCTTGATGACGAGTCGTTTGAGGCCACCCTCGCGCCGCTGTTGAACGACGCAGCACAAGCGGCGACCGGCGGGAGCCGCCCGCTCGATCGTCAGATGTCCACTCCGTTCGTTGTCCAGCAGTGGTATGTCGACCGCTACGTGCGCGCCCATTGGGGACCCAGCACGGACGGCATCCTGGGCCGAAACGCGGCCTTCATGCGGGATGCCGTCGAGGCGTCCGGAGGCTTCCGGTACGAAGCGCCAACCGGGACCGACTACGTCATGGCGAAGCGGCTGCGCGAAGCGGGTGTCACGATCCTTCATGCGCCAGCGAGTCAAATCGCCAGCGAATATGCGGCGGACTTCGGCACGTATCGCAGGCAGCAATCGCGCTGGCTTCGCAATGTAGTGCTGCATGGTGTCCGGTTCGGGGTGTATGGGGAGGCCGCACGCGGACTAGCCCCCAGCATCCTTGGCATGCTGATGATTGTTGGCACGCCGGTCGCAGTTCTGATCGGTCCATTACCCGCCGCGTTGACAGCAGCCGCGTGGCTGTTCGTCATCTTGAACCGCGCGCGTTACGTGCGCGCCGGCGAACGGCTGACCGGTACATCGTTTGGCGCGGGCTACTGGCAGATCCCGTGGTTTGTCCTGATCGACTTCGTCGTGTGGGCACTCGTCCTCCTCGACTATCCTTTCAAGGCGATCAGAACGCGATGGTAA